A stretch of Propionispora hippei DSM 15287 DNA encodes these proteins:
- a CDS encoding KpsF/GutQ family sugar-phosphate isomerase: MSIQEEAKKVLSIEAAAIENLIPRINERFMAAVDRILTCKGRIVITGMGKSGIIGKKMAATFASTGTPSFFLHPAEGIHGDLGMVTANDIVIAISSSGESDEILNILPAIKRIGASIIAMSGRENSTLGQAADLFIDVSVEKEACPLGLAPTASTTATLAMGDALAIALLSSRKFTPEDFALYHPGGALGRKLLLTVESVMHSGEEMPRVTLDRTVKEALFVITDKGLGATLVVDKANTLLGLITDGDIRRGLEKGHEFLDKTVETLMTQAPRTITSDRLAAEALRTMETNQPRPITVLPVVDGQNRAIGIIHLTDLLRQGVV; the protein is encoded by the coding sequence ATGAGTATACAAGAAGAAGCAAAAAAGGTGCTGTCCATTGAGGCGGCAGCCATTGAAAATCTGATTCCCCGGATCAATGAGCGGTTTATGGCGGCGGTAGACAGAATTTTGACCTGTAAAGGCCGGATTGTCATTACCGGTATGGGTAAATCAGGCATTATTGGCAAGAAGATGGCGGCAACCTTTGCCAGTACAGGAACCCCGTCTTTTTTCCTGCATCCGGCGGAAGGTATTCACGGCGACCTGGGCATGGTTACGGCCAACGATATTGTCATTGCCATATCCAGCAGCGGCGAATCGGATGAAATCCTGAATATTTTGCCGGCCATCAAGCGGATCGGGGCGTCGATCATTGCCATGAGCGGCCGGGAAAACTCGACGCTGGGTCAGGCAGCCGATCTGTTTATTGATGTCAGTGTGGAGAAAGAAGCTTGCCCGCTGGGACTGGCGCCGACGGCCAGTACGACGGCCACGCTGGCTATGGGCGACGCTCTGGCTATCGCGTTGCTGTCATCCCGCAAGTTTACCCCGGAGGATTTTGCCTTGTACCATCCCGGCGGTGCGCTGGGACGGAAGCTTTTACTGACGGTGGAAAGCGTCATGCATTCCGGCGAGGAAATGCCGCGGGTGACGTTGGATAGGACAGTGAAGGAAGCGTTGTTCGTTATTACTGATAAGGGACTTGGCGCTACCCTGGTGGTGGATAAAGCTAATACTCTCTTGGGACTCATCACTGATGGCGACATACGTCGCGGTCTGGAAAAAGGGCATGAGTTTCTGGACAAAACGGTAGAGACGCTAATGACCCAGGCACCCCGGACGATTACCTCCGACCGGCTGGCAGCCGAAGCACTCCGGACGATGGAGACAAATCAGCCCCGGCCAATTACCGTGCTGCCGGTAGTGGATGGACAAAACCGGGCAATTGGTATTATTCACCTTACTGACTTATTGCGTCAAGGAGTGGTATAA
- a CDS encoding KdsC family phosphatase — translation MDYKARARNIELIVFDVDGVLTGGQLIIGPAGEAMKFFHAHDGMGISLAHQAGLYTAIVTARESQIVAWRGTELKIRDICQGEDDKARAVRNLMVKYDLKPEQVAYVGDDLNDLPAFNQAGMACAVGNAAPEVKAQAHYVAGKDGGQGAVREIVEMILKSQGKWDKLVQAYLAAGNLHVVQ, via the coding sequence ATGGACTATAAGGCGCGGGCCCGGAACATCGAACTTATTGTGTTCGATGTGGACGGCGTGCTGACCGGCGGCCAGCTTATTATCGGCCCGGCGGGGGAAGCCATGAAGTTTTTTCATGCCCATGACGGCATGGGCATTTCGCTGGCTCACCAGGCCGGTCTGTATACCGCCATTGTCACTGCCCGCGAAAGTCAGATTGTGGCTTGGCGTGGTACGGAACTGAAAATCCGGGATATTTGCCAGGGGGAAGATGACAAAGCCAGGGCAGTACGTAATCTGATGGTTAAATATGACCTGAAGCCTGAGCAGGTTGCCTATGTGGGCGACGACCTCAACGATTTGCCGGCCTTCAACCAAGCAGGAATGGCCTGTGCCGTGGGTAATGCCGCCCCTGAGGTAAAGGCCCAGGCTCACTATGTGGCCGGTAAAGACGGCGGACAGGGAGCGGTGCGGGAAATCGTGGAGATGATTTTGAAGTCCCAGGGTAAATGGGACAAACTCGTACAGGCTTATCTGGCGGCAGGAAACCTGCATGTGGTGCAATAA
- a CDS encoding lysophospholipid acyltransferase family protein, producing MASNWQYHMFKSMSRLISSLPYSWVLLIGKWLGRLYYHVAGRQRKRALQHITEGMSLTVAEGEQIIKSLFTKIGQTFLEIMYTPVLTPQNFERYISLENRHYMDEALAQGHGVVILTAHIGNWEWLGAGLALTGWPITSVIKRQPNDQHTRLLNEYREMVGMEIFARGTTELVAAAKAMKKGKALGFLADQDAGRSGIFVEFFGKTASTPPGPAVFAKRFKAPVVPCFAVRKKEGGHRLLIYEPMYYQDTGNETEDIRNFTIRMTNLLENVIRTYPDEWLWFQKRWTTQPDNPVMDSLKAATATVAAGEADDRREGEQA from the coding sequence GTGGCATCAAACTGGCAATATCATATGTTTAAATCGATGAGCCGCCTGATTTCTTCGCTGCCGTACTCATGGGTCCTACTGATTGGCAAGTGGCTGGGACGACTATATTATCATGTGGCCGGACGGCAGCGGAAAAGAGCCCTGCAGCATATTACCGAAGGCATGTCGCTGACGGTGGCCGAAGGCGAACAAATTATAAAAAGTCTGTTTACTAAAATCGGACAGACCTTTTTGGAGATTATGTACACACCGGTGCTGACACCGCAGAATTTTGAACGGTATATCAGTCTGGAAAACCGGCATTATATGGATGAAGCTCTGGCCCAGGGGCATGGTGTTGTCATTCTGACAGCCCATATCGGCAACTGGGAGTGGCTGGGGGCCGGTTTGGCCCTGACCGGCTGGCCGATTACCAGTGTGATTAAACGGCAGCCAAACGATCAGCATACGCGATTGTTAAATGAGTACCGCGAAATGGTGGGCATGGAAATTTTTGCCCGGGGCACGACCGAACTGGTAGCGGCAGCCAAGGCCATGAAAAAGGGCAAAGCACTCGGCTTTTTGGCCGACCAGGATGCCGGACGCAGTGGGATTTTTGTTGAGTTTTTTGGTAAAACAGCCTCGACGCCACCGGGGCCGGCGGTATTTGCCAAGCGCTTTAAAGCGCCGGTGGTCCCCTGCTTTGCCGTACGCAAGAAAGAAGGCGGCCACCGGCTGCTGATTTATGAACCGATGTACTATCAGGATACGGGCAACGAAACGGAAGATATAAGAAACTTCACCATCCGGATGACCAACCTGCTGGAAAATGTAATCCGGACTTACCCGGACGAGTGGCTGTGGTTTCAAAAACGCTGGACCACCCAGCCGGACAATCCGGTGATGGACAGTCTAAAG